The genomic stretch GGAGCTGTTCTACACCGACTCCGTCTCCACCCCGTCGCGCCGCAACGGGCGCTTCTTCTACGTCCGCACCCACAAGGACAAGGAGAAGGCCATCCTCTACTGGCGCCAGGGGGAGAGCGGGCAGGAGAAGGTGCTGTTGGATCCGAACGGCTGGAGCAAGGACGGCACCGTGTCCCTGGGGACCTGGGCCGTGTCCTGGGACGGCAAGAAGGTGGCCTTCGCCCAGAAGCCCAACGCCGCGGATGAGGCGGTGCTGCACGTCATCGACGTGGACTCCGGCGAGTGGTCCAAGGTCGACGTCATCGAGGGTGGCAAGTACGCCACGCCCAAGTGGACGCCCGACAGCAAGGGCTTCTATTACGAGTGGCTGCCCACGGACCCGTCCATCAAGGTGGACGAGCGCCCCGGCTACACCACCATCCGCTACCACACGCTGGGCACGGAGCCGTCGAAGGACACCGTGGTGCACGAGCGCACCGGCGACCCGACGACGTTCCTCCAGAGCGACCTGAGCCGCGACGGCAAGTACCTGTTCGTCTACATCCTCCGCGGCTGGAGCGAGAACGACGTCTACTGGAAGCGGCCGGGTGAGAAGGACTTCCGCCTGCTGGTGAAGGGCGCGGGCGCCAAGTACGAGGTGCACGCCTGGAAGGACCGCTTCTACGTCCTCACCGACGAGGGCGCCCCGCGCCAGCGCGTCTTCGAGGTGGATCCGGCGAAGCCGACCCGCGCGTCGTGGAAGGAGATTGTCCCCGAGGACCCGTCCGCGTCCCTGCTGTCCGCCAGCATCGTCGGCGGGCACCTGTCGCTGGAGTACCTCAAGGACGCGACGTCCGAGGTGCGCGTGGCCACGCTGAAGGGCAAGCCGGTGCGCACGGTGCAACTGCCGGGCGTGGGCGCGGCGTCCAACCTGATGGGCCTGGAGGACCTGGATGACGCCTACTACGTCTTCACGTCCTTCACCACGCCCCGTCAAATCTACAAGACGTCCGTCAGCACCGGGAAGTCGGAGCTCTGGGCCAAGGTGGACGTGCCCATGAACCCGGAGCAGTACCAGGTCGAGCAGGTCTTCTACGCGTCCAAGGACGGGACGAAGGTGCCCATGTTCGTGGTGCACCGCAAGGACCTGAAGCGTGACGGCAACGCGCCCACGCTGCTCTACGGCTACGGCGGCTTCAACGTGAACATGGAGGCCAACTTCCGCTCGAGCATCCTGCCCTGGCTGGACGCGGGCGGCGTGTACGCGGTGGCCAACCTGCGCGGCGGCGGCGAGTACGGCAAGGCCTGGCACGACGCCGGCCGCCTGGACAAGAAGCAGAACGTCTTCGACGACTTCCACGCGGCGGCCGAGTACCTAGTCCAGCAGAAGTACACGCAGCCCAAGCGGCTGGCCATCTACGGCGGCAGCAACGGCGGCCTGCTGGTGGGCGCGGCCATGACGCAGCGGCCGGAGCTGTACGGCGCGGTGGTGTGCGCGGTGCCCCTGCTGGACATGGTGCGCTACCACCTCTTCGGCAGCGGCCGGACCTGGATTCCGGAGTACGGCACGGCGGAGAAGCCCGAGGACTTCAAGACGCTGCACGCCTACTCGCCCTACCACCACGTGCGGCCGGACGTGCGCTACCCCGCGCTGCTGATGATGGCGGCGGACCACGATGACCGGGTGGACCCCATGCACGCCCGCAAGTTCGTGGCGGCGGTGCAGAACGCGCCCGGAAACCCGGCGACGACGCTGCTGCGCATCGAGGCCAACGCGGGTCACGGCGGCGCGGATCAGGTGGCCAAGGCCATTGAGTCCAGCGTGGACCTGTATTCGTTCCTGTTCCATGCCCTGGAGGTCCAGGGGGCACAGGGTGGGGTGGCGGCGCAGGGCCGCTGACACCCCAAGCGGACACCCGAGGGAGTCTCGGGTGTTCCCTTGATGGCACGACGCCGTTCCCCAATCTTGAGCCGGGGAACGGCGCCGCGAATCGCCGTGTTATAGAACTGCTGCATCCCGTACGAATGCTCGGCGAGCGAGCAGACGGGCAACTCTTCTAGGGGCCTGCAACTCCGAGGGCCCGCAGGTGGCGGATACATGTTCTTCGGACGTGACGACAAGAAGGAAGCCCAGAAGCGGGGTTTGACGGTCCCGCTCTTGCCCCTTCGGGACATCATCGTGTTCCCGCACATGGTGGTGCCGTTGTTCGTCGGCCGGGAGAAGTCCATCGCGGCGTTGAAGGACGCGATGGCGCACAAGGGGCCGGATGACAAGGCCGTCATCCTGCTGGCTGCGCAGAAGAAGGCCAAGACGAACGACCCCACCCCCGACGACATCTTTCACTTCGGTACGCTGGGCCACGTCATCCAGCTCCTCCCGCTGCCTGACGGCACGGTGAAGGTGCTGGTGGAAGGCGTGCGCCGCGCCAAGGTGAAGAAGTTCCACCCCAACGACGCCTTCTTCATGGTCGAGGTGGAG from Myxococcus xanthus encodes the following:
- a CDS encoding prolyl oligopeptidase family serine peptidase, whose product is MSLAACASQKEAARDELPAAASAAPVSEESPRMSYPATRAEQVVDTLHGVQVADPYRWLEDEKAPEVQTWMTAQNAHAREALAKLPGREALAARFKELFYTDSVSTPSRRNGRFFYVRTHKDKEKAILYWRQGESGQEKVLLDPNGWSKDGTVSLGTWAVSWDGKKVAFAQKPNAADEAVLHVIDVDSGEWSKVDVIEGGKYATPKWTPDSKGFYYEWLPTDPSIKVDERPGYTTIRYHTLGTEPSKDTVVHERTGDPTTFLQSDLSRDGKYLFVYILRGWSENDVYWKRPGEKDFRLLVKGAGAKYEVHAWKDRFYVLTDEGAPRQRVFEVDPAKPTRASWKEIVPEDPSASLLSASIVGGHLSLEYLKDATSEVRVATLKGKPVRTVQLPGVGAASNLMGLEDLDDAYYVFTSFTTPRQIYKTSVSTGKSELWAKVDVPMNPEQYQVEQVFYASKDGTKVPMFVVHRKDLKRDGNAPTLLYGYGGFNVNMEANFRSSILPWLDAGGVYAVANLRGGGEYGKAWHDAGRLDKKQNVFDDFHAAAEYLVQQKYTQPKRLAIYGGSNGGLLVGAAMTQRPELYGAVVCAVPLLDMVRYHLFGSGRTWIPEYGTAEKPEDFKTLHAYSPYHHVRPDVRYPALLMMAADHDDRVDPMHARKFVAAVQNAPGNPATTLLRIEANAGHGGADQVAKAIESSVDLYSFLFHALEVQGAQGGVAAQGR